In Candidatus Binataceae bacterium, the genomic window TGAATCAGCGCCGGGATCGGACCGCGCATACTCATCGAGCGAACAATCTCGCCTGACGCGTTTGCGACGTAGAGCTCAACGTCGCCGTTGAATCTGCCGCGAGGAAAGTTGGCGAAGAAAATCATCTCGCCCGTTTCACGATCGATCTTTGGATGCGCTGTCATGTTGCGCGGCAATCGATCGTTGAACGACCATCTACCGATCGTATCGAGCGAGTCGGGATCGATTTCGATCGGCGCGTGCCCTTCCTCTAGCGCGAGCATCTTTCTGCCGTGCCAGACGAGGTTGGTATTCGCGACGCCATCGGTGCGTATCGCGGCGACGCTTGGATCGGCATCGGAAGGATTTCCCGTCGTCGCGAAGAGGGCACGGCCAGCTTCGTTTTCGAGCTTCCACTGCTGCGTCCGCACCCATCGATTGCGATACGACACTCGTCCGCCGCGGATTCGAAACGCGTGTACCATCCCATCGCCGCCGAGTGGATTGTAGATGCCGCACGGCGGAAATTGCGGATTCGGCCCGATGCGGTAAAACGTGCCATCGAGCGATTCCGGCACCTGACCTTCAACGACCAGGTCCGCGTCGTCGTACTCAACCCGAACCGGCGCAAAACCCTTCGCCAGATATGGATTCGCTGCAACAGGCGTCGCCATAGGCACCTCCAACGATTTCAAGCTGACAATCGCCGACGCTAGCAGCGCCTCAATATCCAAACAACACAAAAAGTCGCAAATTCACCGATTGTTGCTGACTTTGAGTTACCGGCGGAAAAGATTGTTTCTGTCAAGAGGATTCTGAGTCGGGAGAATATGATGGTTTTCCAGATTTTCAGGGGCAGAGGATTAATTGCTGCCGCTCGCATGCAGCCGCGTCCGATGAGCCGCTTATCACCAGCCCTGTGCATCAGCTTTCTCCGATCAATTGCCGTTGCCGCCGTGCTTTCGGATAATCGGCTTAGCGCCTGAGCCGAGAGGAGGGGCAGGTTTCGATGCGATGTCCGCAGTGCGGGAGCGAACTGGCAGCCGGCGCGGCTTTTTGCTCGCGATGCGGCACGCGGCTCTACGTCCCAAAGCCGGCTGACGTTCGCGAGTACGCGCTCGCCAAGCTGCGGCCGTCGGCCTGGCAATTCGCGCACGCGTTCGTACTCGGCGCGATCATCATCGGCGGGGGTTCCTTCATCGTTTACAACAACCACGACGCCTGGCGGCCCGGCTTCGCGCTGGTCGCCTTCGGAATCCTCGTGATCACCTTCGCCGTGATCGCGGTGCGCGCCGTAAGTTGGAGTATCACTTCCGATCGCGTGATCGAGCGGCGCGGCTACCTCGCCTCGCGGCGGCGCGAGATGGAGCTGGCGGATATCCGCTCGGTCGAAGTGGATCGGCGCATCCTGCAGCGCCTGCTCGGACTCGGCAACGTGACGATCGCCTCGGCGGCGAGCGCCGATTTTGCGATCCAGCTCCGCGACATCTATGATCCCGAGGCGGCGGCGGAAACGATCCGCAAGGCGCGCCTCAAACGCCTCGCCTGAACGACGATGTCGAAGCGACCTGACCTGCGCTACGAGCGCAAACTGTGGAAGACCGGAATCGAGGTCGTTGCCGGTGTCGATGAGGCGGGAGTCGGTCCGATGGCGGGGCCGGTGGTCGCGGCGGCGGTGATCTTCGCGCCGGAAAAATTTATCCGGGGTGTGCACGATTCCAAGCAGCTCACCGCTGAGCGGCGCGACGAGCTTCACGAACTGATTCGCACGGGAGCGCTGGCGATCGGTGTCGGAATCGCCGAGGTCGAGGAAATCGATCGGCTCAACATCTTCTGGGCGACGATGGCGGCGAGCCGGCGCGCGGTCACAGCGCTCGGCGTCGCGCCGCAGCACGTGCTGGTCGATGGCCGCAGGATTCCCGGCCTGGCGCACGAGCAGACGCGAATCGTCGGCGGCGATCGCAAGAGTTTCTGTATCGCGGCGGCGTCGATCATCGCCAAGGTCACACGCGATCGGATCATGGCCGAGCTCGACGCGCTCCATCCCGGTTACGGCTTCGCCCGGCACAAGGGCTACTGCACCGCGGATCACTTCGACGCGCTTGAAAAGCTCGGTCCGTCGCCGATTCATCGCCGCTCATTCGCGCCCGTTGCCGAGAGCGCCCAACTCAGACTCTTCGTGGACGCCGATGACCTCGCGGACTGAGCTGCTCGCGCTTTATCGAACTATCGGACTGGTCAGTCGATTCAACGGAAACGCAGACGTCGCGGCAGCGGCGGCGGTCCTGTGCGGCGCGCTTTCTCCGATGCGCGAAACTGACTGTATAGTCGCAAAGATTGATCGCGAAGTTCTGAAACTCGCGAACGAAGCGCCGCAGATCGCGACCGGCGGAATGCGCCACGCGCTCGAGCCGGCCTACACGGCACAGAATCGTAACCAACAGGCGATAGTCTGCTGCCTCTTTGATGACTCGATTCTGGCTGACGGCGAATTTCACGAGGCGATGAATGAAGCCGCCGTCGCCGCGCTACCGATCGTGTTCGTGTGCGAGAACAATTTCTACGGCCTTGGCACGCTGTTCGACGGCGCGAGCTGCCAGGAGGAGCTGTACCGTTTCGCCGCCGGCTACAAGATTCCGGCGTGGCGCGTCGACGGCGCCGACGTGCTGGAAGTCCGCGCCGCCGCGCTCGCGGCGGCAAATCACGCACGCGCCGGTGAGGGTCCCGCGCTCATCGATGCCGTCACGTATCATCCGCGCGGCGATTCGGCCGAGCCCGAGGGCTTCAAGCCGCCGCACGAGGAGATCATCCTGCATGAGCGCGAGCCCCACGCGACGTTGCGCGCGCGAATCGTTGCGGAGCATCCGGGCATTCAAACTGCCCTCGATGAAATCGATCGCGAGTGCGGCTTTGCGCGCCATCGCGCTTAGGCCCAAAATGGTGATCGAGGATCTTCATCTTGGCGAACACACGTTACGACCTCGTGGTTATCGGCTCGGGACCCGGCGGATATGTCGCTGCGATCCGCGCGAGCCAGCTCAAAATGAAAGTCGCGGTTATCGAGCGCGATCGGCCCGGCGGCGTATGCCTTAACTGGGGATGTATCCCGTCGAAGGCGCTGCTCAACTCGGCCGAGACGATGGAGAAAATTCGTCACGCAGGGAAGGAGCACGGAATCGAGGTCGGCGAGATCAAGTTCGACTTCACTAAAGTGATCGCGCGCTCGCGCGGCGCCGCCGAGAAGCTCTCCAAGGGCGTGCTGTTTCTCCTCAAGAAAAACAAGATCGATTTCTACCCGGCGAGCGCCTCGATCACCGGGCCTAATACCGTCGCACTCGCGCAGGCCGAAGGTCTGCCGGCACCAGCGGCGCCAGCGCTCGATGCGGACAAAATTTTGATCGCCGCAGGATCGGGCGAGCGGCTTTTCCCCGGCATGAACGTCGGCGACGGCGTTGTGACGAGCAAGGAGGCTCTCGTGCTCGACAAGCTGCCCGCGAGCGTCATCGTCATTGGCGCCGGCGCAATCGGATGCGAGTTCGCATATTTCTACCAATCGTTCGGCGCCAAGGTGACGATGGTCGAGCTCGAAAAGCAGATGCTCCCCGGGATGGACGCCGAGGTCGCCGAGGAGCTGCGGCGCGCATTCGTGAAACGCGGCGTCGCCGTGATGCTCGGGCATGGCTACAAGTCGATGGCGAAGCACGGCGACCTGTGGTCGGTTACGCTCGATGCGTCAGGGACTGCGAAAACCCTCGAAGCCGAAGCTGTCCTCGTCGCGGTCGGGCGCACGCCGCTCAGCCGCGACATGGGCCTCGAGAAACTCGGCATCGAGGTCGAGCGCGGCGGATTCATAAAGATTGATGAGTCATTCCGCACGGCCGTGCCGAGTATCTGCGCGATCGGCGACGTGGTGCGCCCGCCGTTGCTCGCTCATAAGGCGTCAGCCGAAGGCATCGCGGCCGTCGAAATCATGGCGGGAGTGCGCGAGCCGGGCTTCGATCTGCTGTCGATCCCCGGTTGTATTTATTGCATCCCAGAGGTCGCGACCGTGGGATTGAGCGAGGCCGACGCCAAGGCGCGCGGCCTCGAGGTGAAAGTCGGCAAGGTGCCGTTCCGCGCGATCGGCAAAGCGGTCGCGATCAACGAGGCGGAAGGCTTCGTGAAGATCGTCGCGACCACCCAATACAGCGAAGTCGTGGGATGCCAGATCATCGGCCACAACGCGACCGACATGATCTCCGAAGTGGTGCTGGGCAAGACCCTCGAAGCGACGACCGCCGAGCTCGGCCGCACCGTCCATCCGCATCCCACGATGTCCGAAGGTATAATGGAAGCCGCGCTGAACGCGGAAGGCGAGTCGATCAATTTTTGATGATGAATGACTCTCTGTCATCCCGAGCGAAGTCGAGGGATCTTGGTGGTCCCGAAGGGACTGGTGCCAGACATCGCGCGCAGCGCTTTCATAATGAAAGGGCGCGGTCCCGCCCGCTGTCCGGAACCGGCCCCTTCGGGACGCTCCGAGATTCTTCGACTCCGCAGACTCCGCTTAGAATGACGGAATAGATGGCAGCCAGTGATCGAGGGGACGACAGGTAGTAGAGCGTAGTTTTTATGAGCCCGCACAGATCACTCGATGTGGCGCGGCTGGGCGTCGTTCAGTATGAGACGGCGCTTACGCTGCAGACTGCGATGGTCGCGGCGCGTATCGAGGATCGTATCGGCGATACGCTCCTGCTCCTCGAGCATCCGCACGTGCTCACGCTCGGGCGCGGCGCTGACGAACGGTTTATCGTCGATAACGGGGCGCATCTTCCGGTGTTTCGCGTCTCGCGCGGCGGCCAGGTCACGTATCATGGGCCCGGCCAGCTCGTTGCGTATCCGATTCTCAGGCTCGAAGGCGCGGCGCGCGACGTGGGTGCGTATCTCAGGAATCTCGAGCAGGTGATGATCGACGCGCTCAGCCGTTACGGAATAGTCGCCGAGCGGCGCAAGGGCCTCACCGGCGTATGGATCGGGACGCGCAAGATCGCATCGATTGGCGTGGGGCTCAAGCGCTGGGTGACTTATCACGGTCTCGCGATCAATGTTTCGACGGATCTGGATCGATTCGCCGCAATTGTTCCGTGCGGAATTGATGGATGTGAGATGGCATCAGTAGCCGGCGAAGGCCATCCGGAAGTCACGATGCGCGAGTTCGGCGACGCGCTCGCGATGGCGTTCGGCGCGGTGTTCGGCCACGACGTCATCACGACGATCGAAAGCGCGGCGCTGTGGCGGCTCGTTGATACATCCGCGAATATCCCGCAAGCTCGGTGATCACGATGCCCGAGCGGAAACATCCCGATTGGATCAAGGTGCGCGCACCGGCGTCGCCGGAATTTTTCCGCACCAAGCAGATCCTCGGTGAGCGCAAGCTTCACACCGTGTGCCAGGAGGCGTGTTGCCCGAATATCGGCGAATGCTTCTCGCATCGCACGGCGACTTTTATGCTGATGGGCGACGTATGCACGCGCAATTGCCCGTACTGCGCGGTCGCTCACGGCAAGGTGCGGCCTCTGGATCCCGACGAGCCGCGCCGTATCGCCGACGCCGTGCGTGAGTTGGGCTTGCAGCATGTCGTGGTCACGTCGGTCGATCGCGACGATCTTCCCGACGGCGGCGCGGGGCACTTTGCCGCGACCGCGCGCGCGATCAAGTCGATGCTGCCGAAGACACGCGTCGAAGTTCTGGTTCCCGACTTCCAGGGATTGCTCGCGGCGGTCAATACCGTCGTCGCCTCGCCGGTCGACATCTACAATCACAATATCGAGACCGTCCCGAGCCTCTATCGCACGACGCGCCCGGGCGGGAAGTACGAACGATCGCTCGATGTGCTCCGCCATGCCAAGGAAACCGCGCGCGCGGCGCATAATCCGATGCTGACGAAGGCGGGAGTCATGCTCGGCCTCGGCGAGCAGCGCGACGAGTTGATCTCAGTGCTGCGCGATCTGGCTGAAATCGAGTGCGACATAATCACGCTCGGCCAGTATCTGCGCCCATCGAAGGATCATCTGCCGGTCGTGCGCTACGTGCCGCCGGCGGAGTTCGCCGAACTGAAAGTCGAAGCGCTGAAGCTAGGCTTTCGCCACGTCGAATCAGGCCCGCTTGTGCGCAGCTCCTACCACGCCTGGGAACACGTCAACTGATTCGGCCCGAACGAATTCAGTGGGACGTCCACCCTACTATTTTTCGAACAGCACCATTGCTCACTGTTTGTCGTGCTGAATGGTTGGCTGCTATCAACTCCGTCATCCAGAGCGGGCCGCCACGAGCCACCTGCCAGCGTCTTCGATGAAAAGCTCCTTCCACTCGTGTTCTGCCTCCTCATTTCACTCACGAGCACAGGGGCTGCCGTGCGGAAACTGGAACGAAGTTTCAATACTTTACCGTTTCGGCCCGCTGCGGTTGAAAATGATTTTGCGGGAGGCGATCTATGAAAAAACGCTGGACACCTTGGGGCAGTGGTGATGGACACCAGGGTACCGTTCCAGTGGATATCGAAATAGACAATTCGGAAGAAGCTCGCACAAACTTGCAAGCATTCGCTGAGGTGGGTGTTTCAGCTCTTTATAAAGATCAGCTCTCGTTTTTCAAGAAGCCGCCGGAGCGTGTTGACATAACGAGAGGTCGCTCGACACTTCGACCTTCTGCGCTTTCAGTCCGTCAGGTCCAGCACTTCTTTGATCGCTTCGCCGATTTTAGCCATCAGCGGAGCGTCGAACGTTACCAGCGGCCCTTCGATGAGGCGGCGGTTGTCGATTGCGCGCATCTGGTCGATGAGCAAATCGGAGCGCTCGCGCAGCTTTCCCGCGGGCAACATCCCGATGCGAAGCGGTTCCGCACCCGGGATGGTGTTGGTGGTCAAGGGAATGATTAGTGTCGAGGGATAGGATTCGTCGAGCAGGACTTGAGCCTGAACGATCAGGACGGGGCGAAGCTTGGCCGGCTCGGCGCCGCGTTTGGGGTTCAGATTCGCGAGCCACACTTCGCCGCGATTAGGCATCGGGGTTACGCTCGGCCGCCTCGAACTCGGCGCTTACGCGCATGTTCTCCTTGCGGACTTTGCGCGAGGCGCTCACCAGTCGATCGGCTCGAAGCCTTGCCTCGGTATCGCGGTTCATCCGCTCGATCGCTTGCCGGATGTATTCGGCGCGGGCGAGCCCGAGCGCGCGGGCATTTCGTTCGCTACGCTCGAGAGTGCCTTGGGGCAACTTGAGGGAAATGGCTTCCATCGATGTCTAGATTAGATATCTCTTGAGAATATTTCCAGGCCACAAAAAAACCCCCGGCGGGTGCCGAGGGCTTCTGAAAATCGTCTTTCGACTTCTGTTACTCGATACCCAATCGTTCGCGGGCTTCGGGCGTGATCATTTGCGGCGTCCAAGGCGGATCCCATACCAGATCGACATCGGCTTCCGACACGCTCGGCAGGCCCATCAGTTTCTGCTTGGCATCGTATGCGATCGATGCGCCCATGCCGCATCCCTGCGCCGTCAGCGTCATCTTGACCTCGATGCGCTTGGTGCCGTCGTCCTGGTCCTTGATCTCCATGCCGTAGATGAGGCCGAGGTCAACGATATTCACCGGGATTTCCGGGTCGTAGCAGCTCTTGAGCTGCTCCCACACCATCGCTTCGAGATCGCCGCCCTGCGCGGCTATGCTCCCCGCGTCCTCGGGCTTCTTGCCGACGGCGTCGGCGTCCTTGCCCGCGATGCGATACAAGCCGCCGTAGGCAGGAACCTGGATGGTGAACGTCCCGCCGAGCGACTGGGTGATGTAAGCCTCCAGTCCTTTCTCGAGCGTGACCTTGGTGCCGGCCGGGATCTGTACGGCCTCGCACTCGCGGGAAATCTCAACGCGTTCCATCTGCCAATACCTTCCTTATCAGACCCACTATTGTACTTTGCGCGCCCGAGGCTCGCCATAGCGCGATTGCGAGCAGATTGAGACATAGCCGCAAAGCGCGCCGAGTGGGATAGTCGCCGCATCAGCTAAAGGAGTGTTGCGATGGCCAACTACGTTATCTTTTTCCATATCACTCATCAGGGTCTAGACCATCTCAAAGGCGGGCCGGAACGGATCGAAGCGATCCGCCAGGACTTCGACAAACACGGCGCGAAGGTCAAGGATTTCTACGCCTTCATGGGGCATCCGACCTACGACACGATGTTTCTGGTCGAGGCGCCGAGCGACGAGGCGATCTCGCAGCTCGTCTTGAAGATCGAGGCGGCAGGCAACGTGCGCAGCGAAACCCATCGCGCATTCAACTTCGACGAGTGGAAGAAGCTCGTCGCTGGCGTAGGCAAGTAAGCTTTTGCCGGATGATGCGTTCGACCAAATTCCCGTGCGGGAAGGGAAAGAGAGTTAGTTTTTTTCTGGATTCGGCTTGAGTAAAAAATCCAGAAACGACCTAAACCCCTAGCCCCTTCCGGCACGGGAAGGGGAACCGGAAACGGAGCGGCGGCCCGGGCGGGCAAGATGCTTTGAGGCTTCGGCGATGCTTAGGTTCGAGAGGCGCTTTTCGTTGCGTTTGATGAAGGCGCCGACGGCGCGAGGATCGCTTTTGCTGTATTCGCGCAGGGCCCATCCAATTGCCTTGCGGATGAAGAATTCCTTCTCATGAGCGCGGCGCAGGCAATGAGCGAATAGCTGCCGCGCGTCGGTCTCGTGCTTGTGCTTCAGATGCGCTATCAGCGCGGTGCGTCGAATCCACATGTCGTCGTCGTCGATCCACTGCTCGATGATCGGCCTCACTTCTTTGCGATTGGCGC contains:
- a CDS encoding PH domain-containing protein is translated as MRCPQCGSELAAGAAFCSRCGTRLYVPKPADVREYALAKLRPSAWQFAHAFVLGAIIIGGGSFIVYNNHDAWRPGFALVAFGILVITFAVIAVRAVSWSITSDRVIERRGYLASRRREMELADIRSVEVDRRILQRLLGLGNVTIASAASADFAIQLRDIYDPEAAAETIRKARLKRLA
- a CDS encoding ribonuclease HII, whose product is MSKRPDLRYERKLWKTGIEVVAGVDEAGVGPMAGPVVAAAVIFAPEKFIRGVHDSKQLTAERRDELHELIRTGALAIGVGIAEVEEIDRLNIFWATMAASRRAVTALGVAPQHVLVDGRRIPGLAHEQTRIVGGDRKSFCIAAASIIAKVTRDRIMAELDALHPGYGFARHKGYCTADHFDALEKLGPSPIHRRSFAPVAESAQLRLFVDADDLAD
- a CDS encoding thiamine pyrophosphate-dependent enzyme, with protein sequence MTSRTELLALYRTIGLVSRFNGNADVAAAAAVLCGALSPMRETDCIVAKIDREVLKLANEAPQIATGGMRHALEPAYTAQNRNQQAIVCCLFDDSILADGEFHEAMNEAAVAALPIVFVCENNFYGLGTLFDGASCQEELYRFAAGYKIPAWRVDGADVLEVRAAALAAANHARAGEGPALIDAVTYHPRGDSAEPEGFKPPHEEIILHEREPHATLRARIVAEHPGIQTALDEIDRECGFARHRA
- the lpdA gene encoding dihydrolipoyl dehydrogenase; translation: MANTRYDLVVIGSGPGGYVAAIRASQLKMKVAVIERDRPGGVCLNWGCIPSKALLNSAETMEKIRHAGKEHGIEVGEIKFDFTKVIARSRGAAEKLSKGVLFLLKKNKIDFYPASASITGPNTVALAQAEGLPAPAAPALDADKILIAAGSGERLFPGMNVGDGVVTSKEALVLDKLPASVIVIGAGAIGCEFAYFYQSFGAKVTMVELEKQMLPGMDAEVAEELRRAFVKRGVAVMLGHGYKSMAKHGDLWSVTLDASGTAKTLEAEAVLVAVGRTPLSRDMGLEKLGIEVERGGFIKIDESFRTAVPSICAIGDVVRPPLLAHKASAEGIAAVEIMAGVREPGFDLLSIPGCIYCIPEVATVGLSEADAKARGLEVKVGKVPFRAIGKAVAINEAEGFVKIVATTQYSEVVGCQIIGHNATDMISEVVLGKTLEATTAELGRTVHPHPTMSEGIMEAALNAEGESINF
- the lipB gene encoding lipoyl(octanoyl) transferase LipB, encoding MSPHRSLDVARLGVVQYETALTLQTAMVAARIEDRIGDTLLLLEHPHVLTLGRGADERFIVDNGAHLPVFRVSRGGQVTYHGPGQLVAYPILRLEGAARDVGAYLRNLEQVMIDALSRYGIVAERRKGLTGVWIGTRKIASIGVGLKRWVTYHGLAINVSTDLDRFAAIVPCGIDGCEMASVAGEGHPEVTMREFGDALAMAFGAVFGHDVITTIESAALWRLVDTSANIPQAR
- the lipA gene encoding lipoyl synthase; the encoded protein is MPERKHPDWIKVRAPASPEFFRTKQILGERKLHTVCQEACCPNIGECFSHRTATFMLMGDVCTRNCPYCAVAHGKVRPLDPDEPRRIADAVRELGLQHVVVTSVDRDDLPDGGAGHFAATARAIKSMLPKTRVEVLVPDFQGLLAAVNTVVASPVDIYNHNIETVPSLYRTTRPGGKYERSLDVLRHAKETARAAHNPMLTKAGVMLGLGEQRDELISVLRDLAEIECDIITLGQYLRPSKDHLPVVRYVPPAEFAELKVEALKLGFRHVESGPLVRSSYHAWEHVN
- a CDS encoding type II toxin-antitoxin system PemK/MazF family toxin, with product MPNRGEVWLANLNPKRGAEPAKLRPVLIVQAQVLLDESYPSTLIIPLTTNTIPGAEPLRIGMLPAGKLRERSDLLIDQMRAIDNRRLIEGPLVTFDAPLMAKIGEAIKEVLDLTD
- the sufT gene encoding putative Fe-S cluster assembly protein SufT, encoding MERVEISRECEAVQIPAGTKVTLEKGLEAYITQSLGGTFTIQVPAYGGLYRIAGKDADAVGKKPEDAGSIAAQGGDLEAMVWEQLKSCYDPEIPVNIVDLGLIYGMEIKDQDDGTKRIEVKMTLTAQGCGMGASIAYDAKQKLMGLPSVSEADVDLVWDPPWTPQMITPEARERLGIE
- a CDS encoding GYD domain-containing protein yields the protein MANYVIFFHITHQGLDHLKGGPERIEAIRQDFDKHGAKVKDFYAFMGHPTYDTMFLVEAPSDEAISQLVLKIEAAGNVRSETHRAFNFDEWKKLVAGVGK